TGGCGGCATCCACCGGTGGCGACAGCAGGCGCCACAGAGGAACAGACGCCTTTCGGCATCCGTGATCAAAAGCATGACGCGGCGTTCGAGACGCGGCCGTGGAATCCACATGAGACCCAAGATTCAGTATCGCTACTCAAGTAGCAAATCGACTCGACCATTCGTGTCCTTCTGATCGTTTCAGAATGAGTTGAGACGATGCGCACCGCAAGGTGAATCGGAGACCTTCCCGTGGCAGGGCCTCGTCAAAGTGCGGCCTTGGCCGACTTGTCTGTTTCTGCGGTGAACTGACGTCGCGGCCGCTGACCTTGATCGAGACCCGCCCCTGCGCCGCCATGTACTCCAGTCGCACTTCGTGATCTGACGACCGAGGCTTCGCCATGCCCGACGACCGAGGGTTGCTGTGACAGGGAGCGGTTGGGTGTACCCGCGTCCATCCTGGGCGCGCGCGGAACCCGATGGCTCCCGCGCGCCAGGCCGTGCAGACTGGCCTGATGATCAAGTCGCAACCGCCCTCCGCCGCCCTGACCTGGGCCGCCGAAATCGCCGGCGCCGAGGCCTCCGCACGCACCGTCCGTCGACTGGTAGGCGGCACTCACGCCGCCACTCATCTGTTGGAAACCGTCGACCCGGTAGTGGAGATGGTCCTGCGCCGCTTTCCGCCCGGTGACCGCGCCGCCGCTCGGGAGGCACGCGTGCTGGCGGCGCTCGACGGACTCGGTGGCTGGGCTCCCCGGCTTCTGGATGCCGACCCCGAGGGAAAGCGGTTCGGCGAACCCGCCACCATGATCACCCGTCTCCCCGGCCGTTCGGATATCACATCGCCCTCCCCCGAGGTGGCAGCGGTCCAACTGGGGCGTGCCCTGGCTCGCCTCCACGACGTCCCACTCGCCAGGCTCACCGGACTCCGCGACGGGATGGCGGCGGCAACCATATCGTCGTCCCGTGCCAAGGACGCCGGTCCCGCCGCACCGATCCTGGCAGCCCATGGTCATCGCCTCGCTGATGAACCACGCGTCCTGACCCATTACGACTACTGGTCGGGCAACGCCCTGTGGCAGCAGGACGAGCTCGTCGGCATCGTCGACTGGTCAGGGGCGTCCCTGGCGCCGCGCGGCTTCGATGTGAGCTGGTGCCGCCTCGACCTCGCCCTGTTGCACGGCCCGGACGCACCCGAGATGTTCTTGGCCGCGTACGAGGAGGCCGCCGGCCGGACCGTGCCCAACGCCATACTCTGGGACTTGTTCGCCCTGACCAACTCACACCACGGGGTGGAGACCTGGCTGCCGAACTACCACGATCTCGGCCGCACCGGCCTGAAAGCAGTCGACCTCCGCAGTCGCCATACCGCGTGGACCGACGAGCGCCTTGCGTGCTACCGCGCCCTCCCGTCCGTCAAGCAGATCTGAGGCCACGCTCGCCAAGGGTGCCAAGAAACGCACCCGGTCGGGTGCCGGTTCAGGCGAGGGCGGCAAGGCGTCGCTTGTAGTGGTGCCAGCGTGCGCGGGCTTGGTGGCGTCGTCGCCAGGCGGTCCATTGCAGGTGGAAGGCCATGCGGCGGGCTGCAACTGGAGTACACGTCGCTCGGTGAGCCGCAATTGTCAGATGTGCTGCATCCAGATGTTGGGTTCCACATAGATGCCCTGGTCGGTGGACCTGTCGATGTGCAGCAGGTTCAGGCCTTGCGGGATGACGTAGTCACTCGACTCGGGGAACACCATGCCGGTCCACTGCTCCCACTCGGAGACGGTGCCGGTCATGGTCTGCGAGGCGGGGGCCGCCGCGAGAATTCGGGCGCCCAGACGCCGGTGGGTACGGATCCACGGATCGAGAGCGCTTCCGTCCTGGCGGGTCCATCCCATGTACGCCTCGATCGACGCCAGCGGGTACTGCGCCTTCAATGTCGGGCGAACCGGTGCGATGACCCGCTGCCATCCGGCGTCCACGGCGAGCCCGCGCAGTGCGTTGAGGGTCTCTCCGGCCAGGCCCTGTCCTTTGCGTGCGGGCGTGACGATGGCTCCGCAGATCACCAGTGTGTCCGGTTCGATGCCCTGCTCCCGGCCCTCGACGGCGCGGATGATGGCGTCGGTGTAGCCGGTGGGGAGCGTTTCGATCCGTCCGTCCCACCGGATCGGTATCCCCCAGCCGGATGCGACCGGCACGCCGTGCTCATCGACCAGCATGAGATTGAGGTCGGTGAACCACTCCCTGATCCTGCCGATGTACTGCTTGACCAGCCGGTCGGCTGTGATGAACTCCGGGAAGCCCTCGCTGAAGAGCTCCTGCAGCTGCTCATCAGACCATTCACGCGCGTCTGTTTGCTCAACGATCAAGGTCACAGACCCGTTTATAGCGCACCTCCGGCAGGCCGGACGAGGGGATCGGACGCATGGCTTCGGCAGAGCCGCATGATGCCGGTCTCGTGGTCAGGTGATTCCGAGGAGGGCGAGGGGTCGGTGGGCGTTGCGGGCGTTGTGTCGCAGGCTGGCGGCGATGTTGGTGGTGCCGGCGAGGTGGAGGGCGCCGATGGCGAGGTTGCGCCAGGTGGCCATGGCACGGGCCCGATGCCTGCTTGCACGAGATCCGCAGGGCGCAGTCCGCCGGGGACCGTCCGGCACTGGGCGAGCCACAGGTCCCGCCGTCACCCGGAGTGCCACGGTCGACACCTGAACCGCCGTCACAGCGGCAGCCCAGGGGCTGCGGTGGAGGCAGATCTCAGGGGTTCGCCAAGCACCTCAGAGACCTGCTCTGAGCTGCACTTTCGCAAGAAGGGCGTTGGGAGATCGGAGTGCAGACGTTTGCGGCTCCGGCAGCACAGGGCCACTGACCTGCGGCTTCGGAATTA
The Streptacidiphilus albus JL83 genome window above contains:
- a CDS encoding phosphotransferase family protein; its protein translation is MIKSQPPSAALTWAAEIAGAEASARTVRRLVGGTHAATHLLETVDPVVEMVLRRFPPGDRAAAREARVLAALDGLGGWAPRLLDADPEGKRFGEPATMITRLPGRSDITSPSPEVAAVQLGRALARLHDVPLARLTGLRDGMAAATISSSRAKDAGPAAPILAAHGHRLADEPRVLTHYDYWSGNALWQQDELVGIVDWSGASLAPRGFDVSWCRLDLALLHGPDAPEMFLAAYEEAAGRTVPNAILWDLFALTNSHHGVETWLPNYHDLGRTGLKAVDLRSRHTAWTDERLACYRALPSVKQI